A single Thermosipho affectus DNA region contains:
- a CDS encoding helix-hairpin-helix domain-containing protein, whose amino-acid sequence MEKIIARGLNLEEWKVKNAISLLKENTIHFVARYRKDQTGGLNEITLREIEKKYKYLEKVEKLKKKILKTLEKERKLTTSLRKKIQNSYNLTELEDIYLPYKKRKKTKADIAIENGLLPLAEKACKNQKIDIKTHYTSLFNTKEKIIDGITDILAQKFAHNDIIRKKLELILLEHGHIKCQKKIKEKTKYDTYDKFERKIKHLKEHNILSINRGEKEGVLQVKLYINKKHQEYLYSLTKWEQNKIIRKGLEKGWKLLFPSIEKRVRNTLTKKAEDRAIKVFAENLKQLLLTKPLRNKRLIAIDPGNKTGCKIAILDEFGNLLDYAIIFPTSPHLDFENSEKKVLEFIEKYHLDLVVIGNGTASREVQKFIVSLIKKHKLDIKYTFSNEAGASVYSTSDIAIEEFPDLDPTIRSAVSIGRRIQDPMAELVKINPKSLGIGQYQHDVNQKKLDEELKNVVSDVVNLVGVDLNSASSKLLEYVSGITPSIAKKIIKYREKIGKFTERKQLLEIDGLGKKTYTQCAGFLRIKDGKNPLEATGIHPEHYNIAEEILKNQNIKEISEKYNIGNLTLDYILNELKNMGKDLRNSSHEAIFYDNIITFEMLKVGTILKGKVTNITDFGVFLDIGLKESGFIYKKLLNREMKINDIIKVEVIELDKELRHIKLKPV is encoded by the coding sequence ATGGAAAAAATAATAGCCAGAGGATTAAATTTAGAAGAATGGAAAGTAAAAAATGCAATAAGTCTTCTAAAAGAAAACACAATACACTTTGTAGCTAGATATAGGAAAGATCAAACAGGTGGTTTGAACGAAATAACATTAAGAGAAATTGAAAAGAAGTACAAATATCTTGAAAAGGTAGAAAAACTAAAGAAAAAAATACTCAAAACTTTGGAAAAAGAAAGAAAACTTACAACTTCGTTAAGAAAAAAAATACAAAATTCATACAATTTAACAGAGCTTGAGGATATCTACCTTCCATACAAAAAAAGAAAAAAAACTAAGGCAGATATTGCAATAGAGAACGGTCTACTCCCACTTGCAGAAAAAGCATGTAAAAACCAAAAAATAGATATAAAAACACACTATACATCTCTTTTTAATACGAAAGAAAAAATAATAGATGGAATAACGGACATATTGGCCCAAAAATTTGCACATAACGATATAATAAGAAAAAAGTTAGAGTTAATTTTACTTGAACATGGACACATAAAATGCCAAAAAAAGATAAAAGAAAAAACAAAATACGATACATACGACAAATTTGAAAGGAAAATCAAACATCTCAAAGAACATAATATACTATCTATTAATCGAGGGGAAAAAGAAGGTGTTTTACAGGTAAAACTGTATATTAACAAAAAACACCAAGAATACTTATACAGTCTAACCAAATGGGAGCAAAATAAAATAATACGAAAGGGTCTTGAAAAGGGATGGAAATTGTTATTTCCTTCAATTGAAAAAAGGGTAAGAAACACATTAACAAAAAAAGCAGAAGACAGGGCTATAAAGGTATTCGCAGAGAATCTAAAACAACTATTACTAACAAAACCACTAAGAAACAAAAGGCTCATTGCGATTGATCCAGGTAATAAAACAGGATGTAAAATTGCAATTCTCGACGAATTTGGTAACCTATTAGACTATGCTATTATATTTCCCACATCTCCTCACCTTGATTTTGAAAATTCAGAAAAGAAGGTTTTAGAATTTATAGAAAAATATCACCTTGATTTAGTAGTTATAGGAAATGGAACTGCCTCAAGAGAAGTCCAAAAATTCATAGTATCTCTTATAAAAAAACATAAATTAGATATTAAATACACTTTTTCAAATGAAGCAGGTGCATCGGTATATTCCACTTCAGATATAGCAATTGAAGAATTTCCAGACTTAGATCCAACCATAAGAAGTGCAGTTAGTATTGGAAGAAGAATCCAAGATCCTATGGCAGAACTCGTAAAAATAAATCCAAAGTCACTAGGTATAGGACAATATCAACACGATGTTAATCAAAAAAAACTAGATGAAGAACTCAAAAATGTAGTTAGTGATGTGGTAAATTTAGTTGGAGTAGATTTAAACAGTGCTTCTTCAAAACTTTTAGAATATGTCTCTGGAATAACCCCTTCTATTGCAAAAAAAATAATAAAATACAGAGAAAAGATCGGAAAATTCACCGAAAGAAAACAACTACTTGAAATAGACGGACTTGGAAAAAAAACATACACACAATGTGCTGGATTTCTTAGAATAAAAGATGGAAAAAATCCTTTAGAGGCAACCGGCATTCACCCTGAACATTACAATATAGCCGAAGAAATATTAAAAAATCAAAACATTAAAGAAATTTCTGAAAAATACAACATTGGAAATCTAACTTTAGATTACATATTAAATGAGCTTAAAAATATGGGAAAAGATTTAAGAAATAGCTCACATGAAGCTATATTCTACGATAATATAATAACATTTGAAATGCTAAAAGTTGGAACAATTCTAAAGGGAAAAGTAACAAATATAACAGACTTTGGTGTTTTTTTAGATATTGGATTAAAAGAAAGTGGCTTTATCTATAAAAAACTTCTCAATAGAGAAATGAAAATAAATGATATAATAAAAGTAGAAGTAATTGAACTCGACAAAGAACTAAGACACATAAAGCTAAAACCTGTATGA
- a CDS encoding ABC transporter substrate-binding protein, translating into MKKFLVVLLSLLVLVSFAKTKVVFWHAMGGNHGKTLEQIVKSFNDSHTDIEVEAVYVGNYGALSQKLLAGAQAGELPTISQAYSNWTAKLIQSGVVQKLNGFLSDTEIGLTKEEWEDIYEPLRKNCMWGNDVYAIPFNKSLYMLYYNADLLTLYGVDIPKSINELYYAAKVLTEDVDGDGKPDQYGFGFRTTADLFQILLSLRGGSILKFVDGKWVSNIDSPETRDVLKFVKKLIDEGIAYYQGGYMNDPFGQQKVVMYIGTIAGRKYVESSVKGKFNWSWAPVPVWKTRNVPFAGTDVIMFSNATEEQKKAAWEFMKYLISPDVTAFWSVNTGYIPVRKSALETNIWKENVKSDPLAEIPLTQIDNAVFDPQIGVWYEIRSVVGNMFSDFVNGKVDMETAIKTADDQINKYLAEEYGE; encoded by the coding sequence ATGAAAAAGTTTTTGGTAGTTTTGTTGTCACTTTTAGTTTTGGTGTCATTTGCAAAAACTAAAGTTGTGTTCTGGCATGCTATGGGTGGAAATCACGGAAAAACATTGGAACAGATTGTGAAATCTTTTAATGATTCTCATACAGATATAGAGGTTGAAGCTGTATATGTTGGAAATTATGGTGCATTAAGCCAAAAATTGCTTGCTGGCGCTCAGGCAGGAGAACTTCCTACGATTTCACAAGCGTATTCCAACTGGACTGCAAAGCTTATTCAAAGTGGTGTTGTCCAAAAATTAAATGGTTTTCTTTCGGATACAGAAATAGGTTTAACTAAAGAGGAATGGGAAGATATTTATGAACCTTTGAGAAAGAATTGTATGTGGGGTAATGATGTTTATGCAATTCCATTTAACAAGAGTTTGTATATGTTGTATTACAATGCTGATCTTTTAACCCTTTATGGTGTAGATATTCCAAAGTCTATCAACGAATTATATTATGCAGCTAAGGTTTTAACAGAAGATGTAGATGGTGATGGGAAACCTGATCAATACGGTTTTGGATTTAGAACTACTGCCGATTTGTTCCAAATTCTTTTGTCTTTGAGAGGCGGATCAATCTTGAAGTTTGTTGATGGAAAATGGGTTTCAAATATTGATAGTCCAGAAACAAGGGATGTTTTGAAATTTGTAAAAAAATTAATTGATGAAGGAATTGCATATTATCAAGGTGGGTATATGAATGATCCATTTGGTCAACAAAAAGTTGTTATGTATATTGGAACAATTGCAGGTAGAAAATATGTTGAAAGTTCGGTTAAAGGAAAATTTAATTGGAGTTGGGCACCAGTTCCTGTTTGGAAAACGAGAAATGTACCATTTGCGGGAACCGATGTTATTATGTTTTCAAATGCAACCGAAGAGCAAAAGAAAGCTGCATGGGAATTTATGAAATATCTTATATCTCCAGATGTTACAGCATTCTGGTCAGTAAATACGGGGTATATCCCAGTAAGAAAGAGTGCACTTGAAACAAATATATGGAAAGAAAATGTAAAATCTGATCCACTTGCTGAAATTCCTTTAACTCAAATTGATAATGCAGTATTTGATCCACAAATAGGTGTATGGTATGAAATAAGGAGTGTAGTTGGAAACATGTTTTCTGATTTTGTAAATGGAAAAGTTGATATGGAAACGGCAATAAAAACGGCAGATGATCAAATTAATAAGTATTTAGCCGAAGAATACGGAGAATAA
- a CDS encoding chemotaxis protein CheW produces MELKVLTFILGDEEFAIDIMKVDRVKEYEKTTKLPNSLDFVEGIINLMGEVIPIINLRKKFMLPDFQDKEKSKIIVIRFENEKKMGFLVDDVKEVITLTGEQIDQTPEYSGQSSEFLLGVAKLENRMILILDVEKVLKKEEKLEISSMVK; encoded by the coding sequence ATGGAACTTAAAGTTTTGACTTTTATCCTTGGTGATGAAGAATTTGCAATTGATATCATGAAAGTCGACAGAGTAAAAGAATACGAAAAAACAACTAAACTTCCAAATTCATTAGACTTTGTTGAAGGTATAATAAACCTCATGGGAGAAGTAATACCGATAATAAACCTCAGAAAAAAGTTTATGTTACCGGACTTTCAAGACAAAGAAAAATCAAAGATCATAGTAATTAGATTTGAAAATGAAAAGAAAATGGGCTTCTTAGTCGATGATGTTAAAGAAGTAATAACTTTAACAGGCGAACAAATTGATCAAACTCCAGAATATAGTGGTCAATCATCAGAATTTCTATTGGGTGTAGCAAAACTCGAAAACAGGATGATACTAATACTAGATGTAGAAAAGGTATTAAAAAAAGAGGAAAAATTAGAAATTTCCTCCATGGTTAAGTAA